A stretch of Pristiophorus japonicus isolate sPriJap1 chromosome 10, sPriJap1.hap1, whole genome shotgun sequence DNA encodes these proteins:
- the sowahca gene encoding ankyrin repeat domain-containing protein SOWAHB: MATEFSLNAVWQFVSERGGKVESVELLEHFTVFLNNPKTRANARGLFKEFVNKVGLVVQEDGVKYICLKKKYRGKINWSEASTDGGGHGSKDDDGGGDVENGDRQCGAISIGSSAELRKQNAGKEALTDASKLVLSTPVVDNGCLDNSGLEECTESNQTVSVDQHSDQADGRIARHSPTNSANSLKIHVSSSNKNLLSNINIDTGNRVQTEHNEATKLVTESCQLITDLGEALPNQDSNKGVPSAKDGADLLDYAFNLPNISNPGNYTKSAVTWNLSESTAKQTPESKELENVSSTEYDIRSKNDSEMSFALQCNFSPTQVKTSPDINTRRPSRKRLQRSLAVNRTSSHCDDGTTVENTTDASGPNSESTPRSSRKNFRELMISSSPQLRRSVVYNNPIVAFPNVKQGDSGSSRNDSDSSSLTSSKLDDEDTGSVALDPLEHEWMIHASEGRWDSLKALLAADPSLIAWKDFVTGFTCIHWAAKHGKPELLAMLVNYAGKHGIPININIRSSGGYTPLHLAAMHGHTEVVKLLSGAYDADVDIRDYSGKKAWQYLGQEISEELRSLIGASRNSDSESTLQNGSGRWRLSKVLPANLTHKLTSAPEEEAYYDGAPAKAVSRKIASNKMKLNRIRFKTQIIHTAPSLRGTGDQRDPKSALKIRPKSTIFG; the protein is encoded by the coding sequence ATGGCAACGGAATTTAGTTTGAACGCCGTGTGGCAGTTTGTGTCGGAGAGAGGAGGGAAAGTGGAGAGCGTGGAGCTGCTGGAACATTTTACAGTCTTTTTGAACAACCCCAAGACGAGGGCAAACGCTCGAGGACTGTTCAAAGAGTTCGTGAACAAAGTAGGACTAGTGGTACAAGAAGACGGGGTGAAGTATATTTGTTTAAAGAAGAAGTACCGGGGTAAAATTAACTGGTCTGAAGCGTCTACTGATGGTGGGGGGCATGGGAGTAAAGATGATGATGGTGGCGGTGATGTGGAAAATGGTGACAGGCAATGTGGAGCAATCAGTATCGGGTCATCTGCAGAATTGCGAAAACAAAATGCAGGTAAAGAAGCATTGACAGATGCGTCTAAATTGGTACTTTCAACCCCAGTTGTTGACAATGGGTGTTTGGACAACTCGGGTCTTGAAGAATGCACTGAAAGCAATCAGACTGTATCCGTGGACCAGCACAGTGATCAAGCAGATGGGCGAATCGCGCGACACTCCCCTACTAACAGCGCCAACTCTCTTAAAATACATGTTTCTTCATCAAATAAGAATCTACTGTCGAATATAAACATAGACACGGGGAATCGAGTCCAAACCGAGCATAACGAAGCAACGAAATTGGTGACCGAATCCTGTCAATTAATCACTGATTTGGGCGAAGCCTTGCCAAATCAAGACTCCAACAAGGGTGTTCCAAGTGCTAAAGATGGTGCAGATCTGCTTGACTACGCCTTTAATTTGCCGAACATCTCAAATCCTGGCAATTACACAAAGAGTGCTGTAACCTGGAATTTGTCTGAAAGCACTGCAAAACAGACGCCAGAATCTAAGGAATTAGAAAACGTGAGCTCCACAGAATACGATATAAGATCGAAAAATGACAGTGAAATGTCGTTTGCATTGCAATGCAACTTTTCACCCACTCAAGTCAAGACAAGCCCAGATATTAATACCAGAAGACCTTCCCGAAAGCGTTTACAGCGCAGCCTGGCGGTAAATCGAACAAGCAGTCATTGTGATGATGGAACAACAGTTGAGAACACGACCGATGCATCGGGTCCGAACAGTGAAAGTACACCCAGATCGAGTAGGAAAAACTTTAGAGAACTAATGATTAGCAGTTCACCTCAGCTAAGACGCAGTGTTGTTTACAATAACCCTATTGTCGCCTTCCCAAATGTTAAGCAAGGAGATTCGGGATCGAGTCGAAACGATAGCGACTCCTCCTCTTTGACATCTTCAAAATTGGACGATGAAGATACTGGATCGGTAGCGCTTGATCCCTTGGAACATGAGTGGATGATACATGCTTCGGAAGGCAGATGGGATAGCCTCAAAGCATTGCTGGcagctgatcccagtctgatcgctTGGAAAGATTTTGTCACGGGGTTTACATGCATTCATTGGGCAGCAAAACACGGTAAACCGGAATTATTAGCAATGCTTGTTAATTATGCAGGAAAACATGGCATTCCAATCAATATTAATATTCGATCTAGTGGCGGTTACACCCCTCTACATTTGGCTGCCATGCATGGACATACAGAAGTAGTGAAACTGTTGTCTGGTGCCTATGACGCTGATGTCGATATTAGGGACTACAGTGGTAAGAAGGCGTGGCAATATCTAGGCCAAGAGATTTCTGAAGAATTGAGGAGTCTTATTGGTGCATCTAGAAACTCTGATTCTGAAAGCACATTACAGAATGGAAGTGGCCGTTGGAGATTATCAAAAGTTCTTCCCGCCAACCTGACCCACAAACTGACCAGTGCTCCTGAAGAAGAGGCTTATTATGATGGTGCGCCTGCAAAAGCAGTCAGCCGGAAAATCGCGTCTAACAAGATGAAACTCAATAGAATAAGGTTTAAAACACAGATTATTCATACTGCACCCTCGCTTCGAGGAACAGGTGATCAGAGAGATCCAAAAAGCGCATTGAAAATTAGACCAAAGTCGACTATTTTTGGATAA